Proteins from one Nitrobacteraceae bacterium AZCC 2146 genomic window:
- a CDS encoding putative membrane protein YeaQ/YmgE (transglycosylase-associated protein family) (product_source=COG2261; cog=COG2261; pfam=PF04226; superfamily=101790; transmembrane_helix_parts=Outside_1_4,TMhelix_5_22,Inside_23_26,TMhelix_27_49,Outside_50_58,TMhelix_59_81,Inside_82_83), which yields MGIDSIIVWLIVGAIAGWLAGLIVRGGGFGLLGNIVIGIIGAVVAGWLLPQLGINLGVGIVRAIINSAIGAVIVLVVLSLIRR from the coding sequence ATGGGGATTGATTCCATTATTGTCTGGCTGATTGTCGGCGCCATCGCCGGCTGGTTGGCGGGCTTGATTGTCAGGGGCGGAGGCTTCGGCCTGCTCGGCAATATCGTGATCGGCATTATCGGTGCGGTCGTCGCCGGCTGGCTTCTGCCCCAGCTCGGCATCAACCTCGGCGTCGGAATCGTTCGCGCCATCATCAACTCGGCAATCGGCGCCGTGATTGTTCTGGTGGTGCTTTCGCTGATCCGGCGTTGA
- a CDS encoding antitoxin PrlF (product_source=KO:K19156; cath_funfam=2.10.260.10; cog=COG2002; ko=KO:K19156; pfam=PF04014; smart=SM00966; superfamily=89447; tigrfam=TIGR01439), whose protein sequence is MTTTVTSKGQVTLPKKIRDAAGIKPGDKVEVRNTASGGIYIGKPGAGGEYLKKLQAIARSHPIRGATTDEIMLELRGDPADDYKK, encoded by the coding sequence ATGACTACCACGGTGACAAGCAAGGGCCAGGTCACGCTGCCCAAGAAAATCCGCGATGCCGCCGGCATCAAGCCGGGCGACAAGGTCGAAGTGCGCAACACCGCATCGGGGGGCATTTATATTGGAAAGCCGGGGGCAGGCGGCGAGTATCTGAAAAAACTGCAGGCAATCGCCAGAAGCCATCCGATCCGCGGCGCGACGACGGATGAGATCATGCTTGAGCTCAGAGGCGACCCAGCCGACGACTACAAGAAATGA
- a CDS encoding putative nucleic acid-binding protein (product_source=COG1487; cath_funfam=3.40.50.1010; cog=COG1487; pfam=PF01850; superfamily=88723) translates to MTLVDTNVLIDVLSSDRDWQSWSSAAMERQSLDGPLVINEIVYAELAGRYPTQQVLDVVVEKLGLHFEWLPKSALYLAGRTFADYRRSGGVRTSTLADFFIGAHAVMAKMPILTRDIRRYRTYFPDVELITPF, encoded by the coding sequence ATGACGCTGGTCGATACCAACGTTCTCATCGACGTTCTGTCCAGCGACAGAGACTGGCAGTCATGGTCTTCCGCCGCGATGGAGCGGCAATCGCTGGATGGGCCGCTTGTCATCAACGAGATCGTGTACGCTGAACTCGCCGGGCGCTATCCAACGCAGCAAGTTCTGGATGTCGTTGTCGAGAAGCTCGGACTTCACTTCGAGTGGCTTCCCAAATCAGCTCTGTATCTCGCAGGCCGAACCTTCGCGGACTATCGCCGCTCGGGCGGCGTTCGGACCAGTACCCTCGCCGACTTTTTCATCGGCGCACACGCTGTCATGGCGAAGATGCCGATCCTGACGCGCGACATCAGGCGATATCGCACCTATTTCCCCGACGTCGAGCTGATCACGCCGTTCTGA
- a CDS encoding hypothetical protein (product_source=Hypo-rule applied; transmembrane_helix_parts=Inside_1_6,TMhelix_7_29,Outside_30_227), translating into MLPGFRFLVAAVVLSISMLVFGLGAASLLRSAHEEFASLPIRRAAPQTMFPQQPEAPPTLAMLRVDPPVLDVKPVLDVKPLLDVKSPAAAAEIVPPAEPAPVAAAPEDVEKAPDPEKVAALTAPASSSENSTPTEPAKTEPAKAEAPAATVALAPAAAVQPPPIPAPAITTPEPAVAAAVETPVVPAQPPTTLTEADTKLASTKIAVWVARPSPSKHRRRQSPSWPR; encoded by the coding sequence ATGCTCCCGGGTTTCCGTTTTTTGGTTGCGGCCGTCGTGCTTTCGATCTCGATGCTGGTATTCGGCCTCGGTGCCGCATCCCTGCTGCGCTCGGCGCATGAAGAGTTTGCCAGCTTGCCGATCCGGCGGGCGGCGCCGCAGACCATGTTCCCGCAGCAGCCCGAGGCCCCGCCTACGCTGGCGATGCTGCGGGTCGATCCGCCTGTTTTGGACGTGAAGCCTGTTTTGGACGTGAAGCCTCTTTTGGATGTGAAGTCTCCGGCTGCAGCGGCTGAAATCGTGCCACCGGCCGAGCCGGCCCCGGTCGCCGCCGCGCCCGAGGATGTCGAGAAGGCGCCCGACCCGGAGAAAGTCGCGGCGTTGACAGCACCTGCATCGTCTTCGGAAAATTCAACGCCGACAGAGCCGGCAAAGACTGAACCGGCGAAGGCGGAAGCGCCGGCCGCAACCGTGGCGCTCGCACCTGCGGCTGCTGTGCAGCCGCCGCCCATCCCTGCTCCCGCCATCACGACGCCCGAACCGGCCGTCGCCGCTGCCGTCGAAACGCCGGTCGTGCCGGCCCAGCCGCCAACGACGCTGACCGAAGCCGACACAAAACTGGCTTCGACAAAGATCGCCGTTTGGGTGGCCCGCCCGTCACCGTCGAAACACCGCCGGCGGCAAAGCCCGTCGTGGCCCCGGTGA
- a CDS encoding lipoprotein-anchoring transpeptidase ErfK/SrfK (product_source=COG1376; cath_funfam=2.40.440.10; cleavage_site_network=SignalP-noTM; cog=COG1376; pfam=PF03734; superfamily=141523): MIKRVLTIFATVAVSAAGHSLALAQGYPAPAQSGYSIPPDPSYPPGGYPANPRSRSAMDAMPDFDALDEDDAPSPRGRPMTALPAPGPVMSPDDPRYGRPAGAPPVYSDRGAPQGPVMSPDDPRYGRPMGPPPVIYSDRPAGGPPQTYSDRGMDDRGMRPPEGVGAQGSPVTGSVQPQPQGADGRPVSLSALPPEEQPESGTAQLAPNLRRQEVNFVTKEPAGTIVVDTPNTYLYYVLGNNRAIRYGVRVGRDGFTWTGMQKITRKAEWPDWHPPTEMIERQPYLPRFMAGGPGNPLGARAMYLGSTVYRIHGTNQPSTIGKFVSSGCIGMINEDVSDLFERTKVGTRVVVMPSGSPPTTTASAQPIPGPNAGGLPPAPLAGTQPTSVQPLPAPVTIR; the protein is encoded by the coding sequence ATGATCAAGCGTGTTTTGACGATTTTCGCGACCGTGGCTGTCAGCGCCGCGGGGCATTCGCTTGCACTGGCGCAGGGCTACCCTGCGCCGGCACAGAGCGGCTATTCGATTCCGCCGGATCCGTCCTATCCGCCCGGTGGCTATCCCGCTAATCCGCGTTCGCGCAGCGCGATGGACGCGATGCCGGATTTCGATGCCCTCGACGAAGACGACGCGCCGTCGCCGCGCGGCCGTCCGATGACCGCACTGCCGGCGCCTGGCCCGGTGATGTCGCCGGACGATCCGCGCTACGGCCGCCCGGCCGGCGCTCCTCCTGTTTATTCCGATCGCGGCGCGCCGCAGGGTCCGGTGATGTCGCCGGATGATCCACGCTATGGCCGCCCGATGGGCCCGCCACCGGTGATCTATTCGGACCGTCCCGCCGGTGGTCCGCCGCAGACCTATTCCGATCGCGGCATGGACGATCGTGGCATGCGTCCGCCGGAAGGCGTGGGCGCCCAGGGTTCGCCTGTCACCGGTTCGGTACAGCCTCAGCCGCAGGGCGCCGATGGCCGCCCGGTGTCGCTGTCGGCGCTGCCGCCGGAAGAACAGCCCGAAAGCGGGACTGCGCAGCTGGCGCCGAACCTGCGTCGCCAGGAAGTCAATTTCGTCACCAAGGAGCCCGCGGGCACCATCGTGGTCGATACCCCCAACACCTATCTTTACTACGTGCTGGGCAATAACCGCGCGATCCGCTACGGCGTCCGCGTCGGCCGCGACGGTTTCACCTGGACCGGCATGCAGAAGATCACCCGCAAGGCGGAGTGGCCGGATTGGCATCCGCCGACCGAGATGATCGAGCGCCAGCCCTATCTGCCGCGCTTCATGGCCGGCGGCCCCGGCAACCCGCTCGGCGCCCGCGCGATGTATCTCGGCTCGACCGTGTACCGCATCCACGGCACCAACCAGCCGTCGACCATCGGCAAGTTCGTGTCGTCGGGCTGCATCGGCATGATCAATGAAGATGTCTCCGACCTGTTCGAGCGCACCAAGGTCGGTACCCGCGTCGTCGTGATGCCCAGCGGTTCGCCGCCGACCACCACCGCTTCGGCGCAGCCGATCCCCGGCCCGAACGCCGGTGGCCTGCCGCCCGCGCCGCTGGCTGGCACTCAGCCGACCTCGGTGCAGCCGCTGCCCGCGCCGGTAACGATCCGCTAA
- a CDS encoding MoxR-like ATPase (product_source=COG0714; cath_funfam=3.40.50.300; cog=COG0714; pfam=PF07728; smart=SM00382; superfamily=52540): MKFTGTKNYVATDDLKIAVNAAIVLERPLLVKGEPGTGKTVLAEEVAKALGSPLLTWHIKSTTKAQQGLYEYDAVSRLRDSQLGDSRVSDIKNYIRRGKLWEAFTHEQRPVLLIDEIDKADIEFPNDLLLELDRMEFHVYETGETIKAAKRPIVMITSNNEKELPDAFLRRCFFHYIKFPDIETMNQIVEVHFPGIKQRLVAEAMRIFFEVRDVPGLKKKPSTSELLDWLKLLLNEDMTPETLRERDPRKLIPPLHGALLKNEQDVHLFERLAFLNRREV, encoded by the coding sequence ATGAAATTCACCGGCACCAAGAACTACGTCGCCACCGACGACCTCAAGATCGCCGTCAACGCCGCGATCGTGCTGGAGCGCCCATTGCTGGTGAAGGGCGAACCCGGTACCGGCAAGACCGTGCTGGCCGAGGAAGTCGCCAAGGCACTCGGCTCGCCGCTGTTGACCTGGCACATCAAGTCCACCACCAAGGCGCAGCAGGGCCTCTACGAATACGACGCGGTGTCGCGGCTGCGCGACAGCCAGCTCGGCGACTCCCGCGTCTCCGACATCAAGAACTACATCCGGCGCGGCAAACTCTGGGAAGCCTTTACCCACGAGCAGCGCCCGGTACTGCTGATCGACGAGATCGACAAGGCCGACATCGAATTCCCGAACGACCTGCTGCTCGAACTCGATCGGATGGAATTCCACGTCTACGAGACCGGCGAGACCATCAAGGCGGCGAAGCGCCCGATCGTGATGATCACCTCCAACAACGAGAAGGAACTGCCGGACGCCTTCCTGCGCCGCTGCTTCTTCCACTACATCAAGTTTCCCGACATCGAGACCATGAACCAGATCGTCGAGGTGCATTTTCCGGGCATCAAGCAGCGCCTGGTGGCGGAAGCGATGCGGATCTTCTTCGAGGTCCGCGACGTGCCTGGACTGAAGAAGAAGCCCTCGACGTCGGAACTGCTCGATTGGCTGAAACTGCTGCTCAACGAGGACATGACGCCGGAGACGCTCAGGGAGCGCGACCCGCGCAAGCTCATCCCGCCGCTGCACGGCGCGCTGCTGAAGAACGAGCAGGACGTGCACCTGTTCGAGCGGCTCGCGTTCCTCAACCGCCGCGAGGTGTGA
- a CDS encoding hypothetical protein (product_source=Hypo-rule applied), which translates to MATITSGTSTPAPEAHAAPTSLLQEIRMFWRQFFVAAFDPYRPELHYMRGPGPACRAKSKARPNPKPKSKPSSSSH; encoded by the coding sequence ATGGCGACCATCACCTCAGGAACTTCGACCCCCGCCCCCGAAGCCCACGCGGCACCAACCAGCCTGCTGCAGGAAATCCGGATGTTCTGGCGACAGTTTTTCGTCGCAGCATTCGACCCCTACCGCCCGGAGTTGCATTACATGCGCGGCCCCGGCCCGGCCTGCCGCGCCAAATCCAAGGCCAGGCCCAACCCCAAGCCCAAGTCCAAGCCCTCTTCGTCCTCACATTAA
- a CDS encoding uncharacterized protein with von Willebrand factor type A (vWA) domain (product_source=COG3825; cog=COG3825; ko=KO:K09989; pfam=PF05762), which translates to MRFAAGALDGRGWSGNLSIMFLQFFTSLRDAQVPVTLREYLTLMEALNADLAEQSIENFYYLSRTALVKDERNLDKFDRVFGTVFKGLESLLDAMEKADIPAEWLKKLAEKYLTEEEKKQIEAMGWDKLMETLRERLKEQKGRHQGGSKWIGTAGTSPFGAEGYNPEGVRIGQEKSRHQRAVKVWDRREFKDLDGNVELGIRNIKVALRRLRKFARTGAPDELDLHTTIKETANHGYLDVHMRPERRNAVKVLVFFDIGGSMDSHIEQVEELFSAAKSEFKHMEYFYFHNCLYEGVWKQNRRRFTDRTPTWDVLHKYAHDYKIVFVGDASMSPYEIMVPGGSVEHVNEEAGSVWLERITQTYPHAIWLNPVAKRHWDYSESTTIIRRLFSERMFPLTIEGLEGAMKELVR; encoded by the coding sequence ATGAGATTTGCGGCAGGCGCCCTTGACGGGCGCGGGTGGTCGGGCAATCTGTCAATCATGTTCTTGCAATTCTTCACATCGCTGCGCGATGCGCAGGTCCCGGTGACCTTGCGCGAATACCTCACGCTGATGGAGGCACTCAACGCCGACCTTGCGGAACAGTCGATCGAGAATTTCTATTACCTCTCTCGCACCGCGCTGGTGAAGGACGAACGCAACCTCGACAAGTTCGACCGGGTGTTCGGCACGGTGTTCAAGGGGCTGGAAAGCCTGCTCGACGCTATGGAGAAGGCGGATATTCCCGCCGAATGGCTGAAGAAGCTCGCGGAAAAATACCTCACCGAGGAAGAGAAGAAGCAGATCGAGGCGATGGGCTGGGACAAGCTCATGGAGACCCTGCGCGAGCGGCTGAAGGAACAGAAGGGCCGCCATCAGGGCGGCAGCAAGTGGATCGGCACCGCCGGCACCTCGCCGTTCGGCGCCGAGGGCTACAATCCCGAAGGCGTCCGCATCGGCCAGGAAAAGAGCCGCCACCAGCGCGCGGTGAAGGTCTGGGATCGTCGCGAGTTCAAGGATCTCGACGGCAATGTCGAGCTCGGCATCCGCAACATCAAGGTGGCGCTGCGGCGCCTGCGCAAATTCGCCCGCACCGGCGCGCCGGACGAACTCGATCTCCACACCACCATCAAGGAAACCGCCAACCACGGCTATCTCGACGTCCACATGCGGCCGGAGCGGCGCAACGCGGTCAAGGTGCTGGTGTTCTTCGATATCGGCGGCTCGATGGATTCGCATATCGAGCAGGTCGAGGAATTGTTCTCGGCGGCGAAGAGCGAATTCAAGCACATGGAGTATTTCTACTTCCACAACTGCCTCTATGAGGGCGTCTGGAAGCAGAACCGCCGCCGCTTCACCGACCGCACGCCGACCTGGGACGTGCTGCATAAATACGCCCACGACTACAAGATCGTGTTCGTCGGCGATGCCTCGATGTCGCCTTACGAGATCATGGTGCCCGGCGGTTCGGTCGAGCACGTCAACGAGGAGGCCGGCTCGGTCTGGCTCGAGCGCATCACCCAGACCTATCCGCACGCGATCTGGCTCAATCCGGTGGCGAAGCGGCACTGGGACTATTCGGAATCCACCACCATCATCCGCCGGCTGTTTTCCGAGCGGATGTTTCCGCTGACGATCGAAGGTCTGGAAGGCGCGATGAAGGAATTGGTACGCTAA
- a CDS encoding thiosulfate/3-mercaptopyruvate sulfurtransferase (product_source=KO:K01011; cath_funfam=3.40.250.10; cog=COG2897; ko=KO:K01011; pfam=PF00581; smart=SM00450; superfamily=52821) — MTSNDDPLVSTEWLAAHLDDPGVKVIDASFKLPGVTPLPRDDYRAAHIPGAAFFDVDVISDHDTALPHMFPDAGSFARGVGALGISNADTVVIYDAGGWVAAPRAWWMFLAFGHHDVRVLNGGLQKWRAEGRPVESGATESKPAAYAATFDPGFVRSQQQLVGNLGSGAEQLIDARPRPRFEGSVPEPRPGLRAGHIPGSRNVPYAGLFDATTGAMKPLDELRQAFAGVGVDLAKPIVTTCGSGVSALVLTLALYRLGVRGSALYDGSWAEWGQSDGPPVATGPA; from the coding sequence ATGACATCGAATGACGATCCGCTTGTCTCCACGGAATGGCTCGCCGCCCATCTTGACGATCCCGGCGTGAAGGTGATCGACGCCTCGTTCAAATTGCCGGGCGTCACGCCGTTGCCGCGCGACGATTACCGCGCGGCACATATCCCCGGCGCGGCATTCTTCGACGTCGACGTCATCAGCGATCACGACACCGCGCTGCCGCATATGTTTCCCGATGCGGGCAGCTTCGCCAGGGGTGTCGGTGCGCTCGGCATCTCGAACGCCGATACCGTCGTCATCTATGATGCTGGCGGCTGGGTGGCCGCGCCACGGGCATGGTGGATGTTCCTTGCCTTTGGCCATCATGACGTGCGCGTGCTGAACGGCGGCTTGCAGAAATGGCGCGCCGAAGGGCGGCCGGTCGAAAGCGGCGCAACGGAGTCGAAGCCGGCAGCCTATGCCGCGACGTTCGATCCCGGCTTCGTGCGCAGCCAGCAGCAGTTGGTCGGCAATCTCGGCAGCGGCGCCGAGCAGCTGATCGACGCGCGGCCGCGACCGCGTTTCGAAGGCAGTGTGCCGGAGCCTCGGCCGGGCCTTCGCGCCGGCCACATTCCCGGCAGCCGCAACGTGCCCTATGCCGGGCTGTTCGACGCCACGACCGGCGCGATGAAGCCGCTCGATGAGTTGCGCCAGGCGTTTGCCGGAGTCGGTGTCGATCTGGCGAAACCCATCGTCACCACCTGCGGCTCCGGCGTGTCGGCGCTGGTGTTGACGCTGGCGCTGTACCGGCTCGGCGTGCGCGGCTCCGCGCTGTATGACGGCTCGTGGGCCGAATGGGGCCAGTCCGATGGACCGCCGGTGGCAACCGGTCCGGCGTGA
- a CDS encoding phosphoglycerate dehydrogenase-like enzyme (product_source=COG0111; cath_funfam=3.40.50.720; cog=COG0111; pfam=PF00389,PF02826; superfamily=51735) has translation MTRLRCAILDDYQNVALQLADWTQLNDRIDVTVFDTPFTSGEEAAAALKDFEIICAMRERTPFPRTVFEALPKLKLLITSGMRNAAIDFEAAKARGVVVCGTAMVGNPTAGLTIGLMLELTRKIGFENARMKAGKPWQVTVGEDIEGKTLGVIGLGKLGSHVATIARAMGMKTIAWSTNLTAEACEKAGVTYATKEELFATADIITIHVVLSDRSRGLVSRADLARMKPTAYLINTARGPIVDEAALLETLQAKKIAGAGLDTYSHEPLPLDSPLRKLDNVVITPHLGYVTAENYRRIYSEMIEGIGGWLKGEPVRRIG, from the coding sequence ATGACGCGGCTGCGCTGTGCAATTCTCGACGACTACCAGAATGTCGCCCTGCAACTCGCCGACTGGACCCAGCTCAACGATCGTATCGACGTCACCGTGTTCGATACGCCGTTCACCTCCGGCGAAGAGGCTGCCGCGGCGCTGAAGGATTTCGAGATCATCTGCGCGATGCGCGAACGGACGCCGTTTCCGCGCACCGTTTTCGAGGCGCTGCCGAAACTGAAGCTGCTGATCACCTCCGGCATGCGCAATGCCGCGATCGATTTCGAGGCCGCCAAGGCGCGAGGCGTCGTGGTCTGCGGCACCGCGATGGTGGGCAATCCCACCGCCGGGCTGACCATCGGCCTGATGCTGGAGCTAACGCGCAAGATTGGTTTCGAGAACGCCCGGATGAAAGCCGGAAAGCCCTGGCAAGTGACTGTCGGCGAGGACATCGAGGGCAAGACGCTCGGCGTGATCGGCCTCGGAAAGCTCGGCAGCCATGTCGCCACCATCGCGCGTGCGATGGGCATGAAGACCATCGCCTGGAGCACCAACCTCACCGCCGAGGCCTGCGAAAAGGCCGGTGTGACCTACGCCACCAAGGAAGAGCTGTTCGCCACCGCCGATATCATCACCATCCACGTCGTGCTCAGCGACCGCTCGCGCGGGCTGGTGTCGCGGGCCGATCTCGCGCGGATGAAGCCGACCGCCTACCTGATCAACACCGCACGTGGACCGATCGTCGATGAAGCCGCATTGCTGGAAACCCTGCAGGCGAAAAAGATCGCGGGCGCCGGTCTCGACACCTATTCGCATGAGCCCTTGCCGCTCGACAGCCCGTTGCGAAAGCTCGACAACGTCGTGATCACGCCGCATCTCGGCTATGTCACCGCGGAAAACTACCGGCGGATCTACAGCGAAATGATCGAAGGCATCGGCGGTTGGCTGAAGGGCGAGCCGGTGCGGCGGATCGGGTAG
- a CDS encoding ATP-binding cassette ChvD family protein (product_source=TIGR03719; cath_funfam=3.40.50.300; cog=COG0488; pfam=PF00005,PF12848; smart=SM00382; superfamily=52540; tigrfam=TIGR03719) translates to MARQFVYFMQGLSKAYPTRKVLDNVHLSFYPDAKIGVLGVNGSGKSTLLKIMAGIDKEYNGEAWVAQGARVGYLEQEPQLDAALTVRENVMLGVAKQKAILDRYNELAMNYSEETADEMTKLQDEIEAAGLWDLDSKVDQAMDALRCPPDDADVTKLSGGERRRVALCKLLLDQPDLLLLDEPTNHLDAESVSWLEGHLRNYPGAILIVTHDRYFLDNVTSWILELDRGRGIPYEGNYSAWLKQKQKRLEQEGREDVAHQKTLMREQEWIASSPKARQAKSKARYQRYEDLLKQASDKQTQTAQITIPVAERLGQNVVDFEGLTKGFGDRVLIDDLSFKLPPGGIVGVIGANGAGKTTLFRMITQQETPDNGSITVGESVHLGYVDQSRDALDGKKTVWEEISGGNELILLGKREVNSRGYCSSFNFKGGDQQKKVGALSGGERNRVHLAKMLKSGANVLLLDEPTNDLDVDTLRALEEALEDFAGCAVIISHDRWFLDRIATHILAFEGESHVEWFEGNFQDYEKDKMRRLGQDSIIPHRVKYKKLTR, encoded by the coding sequence ATGGCTCGCCAGTTCGTCTACTTCATGCAGGGTCTCTCCAAGGCCTACCCGACCCGCAAGGTGCTGGATAACGTCCATCTGTCGTTCTACCCGGACGCCAAGATCGGTGTGCTCGGCGTCAACGGTTCCGGCAAATCGACCCTGCTCAAGATCATGGCGGGGATCGACAAGGAATATAACGGCGAGGCCTGGGTCGCGCAGGGCGCCCGCGTCGGCTACCTCGAACAGGAGCCGCAGCTCGACGCCGCGCTGACCGTGCGCGAGAACGTCATGCTCGGCGTCGCCAAGCAGAAGGCGATCCTCGATCGCTACAACGAACTGGCAATGAACTACTCCGAGGAAACCGCCGACGAGATGACCAAGCTGCAAGACGAGATCGAGGCCGCCGGCCTCTGGGATCTCGACAGCAAGGTCGACCAGGCGATGGACGCGCTGCGCTGCCCGCCTGACGATGCCGATGTCACCAAGCTGTCTGGCGGTGAACGCCGTCGCGTCGCGCTGTGCAAGCTGCTGCTCGACCAGCCCGACCTGCTGCTGCTCGACGAGCCGACCAACCATCTCGATGCCGAGTCGGTGTCATGGCTGGAAGGTCATCTGCGCAACTATCCCGGCGCGATCCTGATCGTGACCCATGACCGCTACTTCCTCGACAACGTCACCAGCTGGATCCTCGAGCTCGATCGCGGCCGGGGCATTCCCTACGAGGGTAACTACTCGGCCTGGCTGAAGCAGAAGCAGAAGCGGCTCGAGCAGGAAGGGCGCGAGGACGTCGCGCACCAGAAGACGCTGATGCGCGAGCAGGAATGGATTGCCTCATCGCCCAAGGCGCGGCAGGCCAAGTCCAAAGCGCGCTACCAGCGCTATGAGGATCTGCTCAAGCAGGCCAGCGACAAACAGACCCAGACCGCGCAGATCACCATCCCGGTCGCCGAACGGCTCGGCCAGAACGTGGTTGATTTCGAAGGGCTCACCAAGGGCTTTGGCGACCGCGTGCTGATCGACGATCTCAGCTTCAAGCTGCCGCCCGGCGGCATCGTCGGCGTGATCGGCGCCAACGGCGCCGGCAAGACCACGCTGTTCCGGATGATCACCCAGCAGGAGACGCCGGACAACGGCTCCATCACGGTCGGTGAGTCCGTGCATCTCGGCTACGTCGATCAGTCGCGCGACGCGCTCGACGGCAAGAAAACCGTGTGGGAGGAAATTTCCGGCGGCAACGAATTGATCCTGCTCGGCAAGCGCGAGGTCAATTCGCGCGGCTATTGTTCGTCGTTCAATTTCAAGGGCGGCGACCAGCAGAAGAAGGTCGGCGCGCTGTCCGGCGGTGAACGCAACCGCGTCCATCTCGCGAAAATGCTGAAGTCCGGCGCCAACGTGCTGCTCTTGGACGAACCGACCAACGATCTCGATGTCGATACGCTGCGCGCGCTGGAAGAGGCGCTGGAGGATTTCGCCGGCTGCGCCGTGATCATCAGCCATGACCGCTGGTTCCTCGATCGCATCGCGACGCATATCCTGGCCTTCGAAGGTGAAAGCCACGTCGAATGGTTCGAGGGCAACTTCCAGGACTACGAGAAAGACAAGATGCGCCGGCTCGGCCAGGACTCGATCATTCCGCACCGGGTGAAATACAAGAAGCTGACGCGCTGA
- a CDS encoding rhodanese-related sulfurtransferase (product_source=COG0607; cath_funfam=3.40.250.10; cog=COG0607; pfam=PF00581; smart=SM00450; superfamily=52821) codes for MAQTITRGIKAMLDEANALIETISAADAIKAAQSPDVIIVDVRDPREIERDGRIPGAFSCTRGMLEFWIDPESPYAKPVFQENKKFIFHCAGGLRSALAAKTAHDMGLTPVAHMAGGFAAWREAGGPIEKVEPRKAKSD; via the coding sequence ATGGCACAGACCATCACCCGCGGCATCAAGGCGATGCTCGACGAGGCCAACGCGCTGATCGAAACGATCAGCGCGGCGGATGCGATCAAGGCGGCGCAGAGTCCTGACGTGATCATTGTCGATGTCCGCGACCCCCGCGAGATCGAGCGCGACGGCCGGATTCCCGGCGCATTCTCCTGCACCCGCGGCATGCTGGAATTCTGGATCGATCCGGAAAGCCCCTATGCCAAGCCGGTGTTCCAGGAGAACAAGAAATTCATCTTCCACTGCGCCGGCGGCTTGCGCTCGGCGCTGGCGGCGAAGACTGCGCACGACATGGGCCTCACCCCGGTTGCCCACATGGCCGGCGGTTTCGCCGCCTGGCGCGAAGCCGGCGGCCCGATCGAGAAGGTCGAACCGCGCAAGGCGAAGTCGGATTAA